From Solidesulfovibrio carbinoliphilus subsp. oakridgensis, the proteins below share one genomic window:
- a CDS encoding MarR family winged helix-turn-helix transcriptional regulator, which translates to MNATPPTADDLRPFPLRESLGFLLVRTALRLRLLGNTLLQEAGVDITVDQWGILNLLWEADGQTPVELARRADKDKPNVTRLLKILEDKGLVSREPDPADRRSHRIRLTEAGTSLKDQLLDLGVTCLERACQGLSRQEIATLKQLLNRVYANVS; encoded by the coding sequence ATGAATGCAACGCCTCCCACCGCCGACGACCTGCGTCCTTTTCCCCTGCGGGAGTCCCTGGGATTTCTCCTGGTGCGCACGGCCCTGCGGCTGCGCCTGCTCGGGAACACCCTCCTGCAGGAGGCCGGGGTGGACATCACGGTGGACCAGTGGGGCATCCTGAACCTCCTGTGGGAGGCCGACGGCCAGACCCCCGTGGAACTGGCCCGCCGCGCCGACAAGGACAAGCCCAACGTCACCCGTCTGCTGAAAATCCTGGAAGACAAGGGGCTGGTCAGCCGCGAGCCCGATCCGGCCGATCGCCGCAGCCACCGCATCCGCCTGACCGAGGCCGGCACGTCCCTCAAGGACCAGCTTCTCGACCTCGGGGTCACCTGTCTGGAGAGGGCCTGCCAGGGCCTGTCCCGGCAGGAGATCGCGACCCTCAAACAGCTCCTCAACCGCGTCTACGCCAACGTGTCCTGA